One Sphingomonas endolithica DNA segment encodes these proteins:
- a CDS encoding SPOR domain-containing protein has protein sequence MPLRISPRAIGLAAVLAMAGPALADVKKGIDLWNGGEYRKAVDEWRPAATAGDPQAQFNLGQAYKLGRGVPVDMAMAESWYRKAALQGLPQGEANYGLALFDRGARLEALPWLEKAVARGEPRAQLVLGTMLFNGDSVAKDWRRAYALMLRAQAASVPSAAKVLAQMDQYIPEATRQQGMVLAREYEAQYRKPELPPELSGSGESVASTAPTIPAPVITAAPPPRPRTPVAATPAPASAPAPVRTPSPVATRTPTPRPAPVATGKWRVQLGAFGDPANARKLWGQVAAKFPGRQPFYVKSGAITRLLVGPYGSSAEANRACAVVKPCVPSGG, from the coding sequence ATGCCCCTACGCATCTCGCCCCGCGCGATCGGCCTTGCCGCCGTCCTGGCCATGGCGGGCCCCGCGCTCGCCGACGTCAAGAAGGGCATCGACCTGTGGAACGGCGGTGAGTATCGCAAGGCCGTCGATGAGTGGCGTCCCGCCGCGACCGCGGGCGACCCGCAGGCGCAGTTCAACCTCGGCCAAGCCTATAAGCTCGGCCGCGGCGTACCGGTCGACATGGCGATGGCGGAAAGCTGGTACCGCAAAGCGGCGCTGCAGGGCCTGCCGCAGGGCGAGGCGAATTACGGGCTGGCGCTGTTCGATCGCGGCGCGCGGCTGGAGGCCTTGCCCTGGCTGGAAAAGGCGGTTGCCCGCGGCGAGCCGCGGGCGCAGCTGGTGCTGGGCACGATGCTGTTCAATGGCGACAGCGTGGCCAAGGATTGGCGGCGGGCCTATGCGCTGATGCTGCGCGCGCAGGCGGCAAGCGTACCATCTGCGGCCAAGGTGCTGGCGCAGATGGACCAATATATCCCGGAGGCCACGCGCCAGCAGGGCATGGTGCTCGCGCGCGAATATGAAGCGCAATATCGCAAGCCCGAGCTGCCACCCGAACTGTCGGGCAGCGGCGAGAGCGTCGCCTCCACCGCGCCGACGATCCCAGCGCCGGTGATCACCGCTGCCCCGCCGCCGCGGCCGCGCACGCCAGTGGCCGCGACCCCTGCCCCTGCCTCTGCCCCTGCCCCTGTTCGCACGCCCTCCCCCGTTGCGACCCGAACGCCAACCCCGCGGCCCGCACCGGTGGCCACGGGCAAATGGCGCGTCCAGCTCGGCGCGTTCGGGGATCCCGCCAATGCGCGCAAATTGTGGGGACAGGTCGCGGCCAAATTCCCCGGTCGCCAGCCCTTCTACGTCAAGAGCGGCGCCATTACCCGTTTGCTCGTCGGCCCCTACGGCTCGAGCGCGGAAGCCAATCGCGCGTGCGCCGTGGTCAAGCCGTGTGTGCCGTCGGGAGGATGA
- a CDS encoding ParA family protein has translation MRVLAMASQKGGSGKTTLSGHLAVQAQLAGCGPVVLIDIDPQGSLSDWWNERGAEYPAFAQTTVARLAADLESLRQQGFKLAMIDTPPAITMAIQSVIAVAELIVIPTRPSPHDLRAVGATVDLCERAGKPLLFVVNGATPKARITSEAAVALSQHGTVAPITLHHRTDFAASMIDGRTVMECDPKSRSAAEVQALWSYISDRLEKNFRRTVFAAPSATPGFAQRTAGGGFGRRVVG, from the coding sequence ATGCGCGTTCTCGCGATGGCATCACAAAAGGGCGGGTCGGGCAAGACGACCCTATCCGGGCATCTCGCCGTTCAGGCGCAGCTGGCCGGATGCGGCCCGGTCGTTCTGATCGACATCGATCCGCAGGGCTCGCTGTCCGATTGGTGGAACGAGCGCGGCGCGGAATATCCCGCCTTTGCCCAGACCACGGTCGCCCGCCTTGCCGCCGATCTCGAGTCGCTGCGTCAGCAAGGCTTCAAGCTGGCGATGATCGATACGCCGCCCGCCATTACCATGGCGATCCAGAGCGTGATCGCGGTGGCCGAACTGATCGTCATCCCGACACGACCCTCGCCGCACGATCTGCGTGCGGTCGGTGCCACGGTCGACCTGTGCGAGCGGGCGGGCAAGCCGTTGCTGTTCGTCGTCAACGGCGCGACGCCCAAGGCACGCATCACCAGCGAAGCCGCAGTCGCCCTGTCGCAGCATGGCACGGTGGCGCCGATCACGCTCCACCATCGCACCGACTTTGCGGCATCGATGATCGACGGCCGTACGGTGATGGAATGCGATCCCAAGAGCCGGTCGGCAGCCGAGGTACAGGCCTTGTGGTCGTACATTTCGGATCGACTGGAGAAGAATTTCCGCCGCACCGTGTTTGCGGCACCCTCGGCGACGCCGGGCTTTGCCCAGCGCACTGCCGGCGGCGGCTTCGGCCGCCGTGTGGTTGGGTGA
- a CDS encoding tetratricopeptide repeat protein yields MKTRALFTMGLSGLVLAGAVAGVSSGGFTAIAGVRDADKMGAKSFDAARKNLAKGKFDAAIKAGEQAVGYAPQVAEYRVLLGQAYLKAGRFTSAHSAFADAVTLDPSNGKAALHLALAEIAEGQWDGARRTLDAHAGTIPVSDRGLAMALAGDPAAAVELLSDAARAPEADAKTRQNYALALALAGRWADARTVVAMDVAPDQVDARITQWASFAKPTSASDQVASLLGVTPVQDPGQPIALALSATGGGTALAAQAPVESYMPGAQVQPEAVAAVAADVPAPVPAEPQMVAASVSNVSFGARQEVVQARPVTPVRAVGTKREIASGAATPTKNKAVAVTKVAKTAGAEGAGSRALAKGNFFVQLGAYDNAAVARDAWGRVSRAHAGFAGQRPLGVPVSTKAGTFYRLSVGGFARGDAVQLCQNYKAKGGNCFVRAGAGDKTAAWVKPSAQLASR; encoded by the coding sequence ATGAAGACCCGAGCATTGTTCACCATGGGCCTGTCGGGCCTGGTTCTGGCCGGCGCGGTCGCCGGCGTGTCGAGCGGCGGCTTCACCGCCATTGCCGGCGTGCGCGACGCCGACAAGATGGGCGCCAAGAGCTTCGATGCCGCGCGCAAGAACCTGGCCAAGGGCAAGTTCGATGCCGCGATCAAGGCCGGCGAACAGGCAGTCGGCTATGCTCCGCAGGTCGCCGAATATCGCGTGCTGCTGGGCCAGGCCTATCTCAAGGCCGGCCGCTTCACCTCCGCGCATTCGGCCTTTGCCGATGCGGTCACGCTCGATCCCAGCAACGGCAAGGCAGCGCTGCATCTGGCGCTGGCCGAGATCGCCGAAGGGCAATGGGATGGCGCGCGGCGGACGCTGGACGCGCATGCCGGGACGATCCCGGTGAGCGACCGCGGGCTGGCGATGGCGCTAGCCGGCGATCCTGCCGCGGCGGTAGAGTTGCTGAGCGACGCGGCACGCGCGCCGGAGGCCGATGCCAAGACACGGCAGAATTACGCCTTGGCGCTGGCGCTGGCCGGCCGCTGGGCGGACGCGCGGACGGTGGTGGCGATGGACGTCGCGCCCGACCAGGTGGACGCGCGGATCACGCAATGGGCGAGCTTCGCCAAGCCGACCTCAGCGTCGGACCAGGTCGCCAGCCTGCTCGGCGTGACGCCGGTACAGGATCCCGGCCAGCCGATCGCGCTCGCGCTCAGCGCGACGGGCGGCGGCACTGCGCTTGCGGCGCAAGCACCGGTCGAGAGCTATATGCCGGGTGCACAGGTACAGCCCGAGGCAGTCGCTGCGGTGGCCGCCGACGTACCGGCGCCGGTGCCGGCGGAGCCGCAAATGGTGGCGGCATCCGTCTCCAACGTCAGCTTCGGCGCGCGCCAGGAAGTGGTGCAAGCGCGGCCCGTCACGCCGGTGCGCGCCGTCGGCACGAAGCGCGAGATCGCTTCCGGTGCCGCCACGCCAACGAAGAACAAGGCCGTCGCCGTTACAAAGGTGGCGAAAACCGCCGGGGCCGAGGGTGCCGGATCGCGTGCGCTCGCCAAGGGCAATTTCTTCGTGCAGCTCGGCGCCTATGACAATGCTGCGGTAGCGCGCGACGCCTGGGGCCGTGTATCGCGCGCGCATGCCGGCTTCGCCGGGCAGCGCCCATTGGGCGTGCCGGTAAGCACCAAGGCCGGCACCTTCTACCGCCTGTCAGTCGGCGGTTTCGCGCGCGGCGATGCCGTGCAATTGTGCCAGAACTACAAGGCCAAGGGTGGCAATTGCTTCGTCCGCGCCGGGGCCGGCGACAAGACGGCGGCCTGGGTGAAGCCAAGCGCGCAGCTGGCCTCGCGCTAG